Proteins encoded in a region of the Acomys russatus chromosome 14, mAcoRus1.1, whole genome shotgun sequence genome:
- the LOC127198011 gene encoding olfactory receptor 150-like yields MAEGNQSTVTEFILAGLTDKPELQLPLFLLFLSIYLFTVLGNLGMIILILLSSHLHTPMYFFLRSLSFIDLCYSTVIIPKMLVNFVTEKNIISYPECMTQLYFYIVFVICECFLLSAMAYDRYVAICNPLMYNVTMSYQVCFWMVGGVYAIGFIEATVNTACMLHVIFCKANVVNHIFCDLYPLLQLACSNMFVTEVVVRCLSTLNFCVPTLTIVSSYSLIIAKIIRIKSTGSRFKAFSTCSSHFSAVAVFFGSLAFMYFQPPSASSKDQGKVSSVFYTTVAPMLNPLIYSLRNKDVKLAINKLLQKKRPHM; encoded by the coding sequence ATGGCTGAAGGCAATCAGTCCACAGTGACTGAGTTCATCCTCGCTGGGCTCACAGACAAACCAGAACTGCAGctgcccctcttccttctcttccttagcATCTACCTGTTTACAGTGCTGGGCAACCTGGGCATGATCATCCTGATCCTGCTCAGCTCCCATCTgcacacccccatgtacttcttcctcagaaGCCTGTCCTTCATTGACCTCTGTTATTCCACTGTCATTATCCCCAAAATGCTGGTGAATTTTGTGACAGAGAAAAACATCATTTCCTACCCTGAATGCATGACTCAGCTCTACTTCTACATAGTTTTTGTTATATGTGAGTGCTTTCTGTTGTCTGCAATGGCATATGACCGTTATGTTGCCATCTGTAACCCCTTGATGTATAATGTCACCATGTCTTACCAAGTCTGTTTCTGGATGGTAGGTGGGGTGTATGCAATAGGCTTTATTGAAGCCACGGTTAACACTGCCTGCATGCTACACGTGATTTTCTGTAAGGCTAATGTAGTAAACCACATCTTCTGTGATCTTTATCCATTGCTGCAACTTGCCTGCTCCAATATGTTTGTCACTGAGGTAGTAGTTCGGTGCCTCagtactttaaatttttgtgttcCAACTCTGACCATCGTGAGCTCTTATAGTTTGATCATTGCCAAAATCATCCGCATTAAATCCACTGGGAGCAGATTCAAAGCCTTCAGCACCTGCAGCTCCCACTTCTCTGCTGTTGCTGTCTTCTTTGGTTCTCTGGCATTCATGTACTTTCAGCCACCATCTGCCAGCTCCAAAGATCAAGGAAAAGTGTCCTCTGTGTTTTATACTACTGTTGCACCCATGCTGAACCCCCTAATCTACAGCCTGAGGAATAAGGATGTCAAACTTGCTATAAATAAGTTGCTACAAAAGAAGAGACctcatatgtaa